A window of Zingiber officinale cultivar Zhangliang chromosome 5A, Zo_v1.1, whole genome shotgun sequence contains these coding sequences:
- the LOC121980545 gene encoding uncharacterized protein LOC121980545, translated as MPLTRSSTDDAFGVLTISLVILFDVLAVVCISQVTYLRVWFRRQYYFRLSFFNGPWITRIFLALVAIWWSLSEIGRLSFLKGRLITPLTWQRSVCKIYIIFNLGFSEPSVFLTLVFLLRASLQKRDLGTLSVGWNKKTVRCIILYSLPILVTQLILNFAGPRLFNESNSGGRLRKNNYFTKASVLVGDDYVCTYPLLSTIVLGLFHAALISYVVCIGIRVYMSVINKQLLRRLYWLVSSIIISLPVRVLLLGFSVLPQPGTLAYELIVFLAFLIMLFCTVIGIIVLVYLPVADSMTLVNLEERAMLEIPYDDYYNDSASLVADQNCRDTRRSSDLSTKPGSVSFRTMIKDDLPSSDGFEDICTSIPAALRIGSPSGSSSTPARSMFPLKEIPRY; from the coding sequence ATGCCCCTGACCAGATCCAGTACTGATGATGCATTTGGTGTGTTgacaatttctcttgtcattctGTTTGATGTGTTGGCTGTAGTATGCATATCCCAAGTCACCTATTTACGCGTATGGTTCCGGCGACAATATTATTTCCGGCTTAGTTTTTTTAATGGGCCCTGGATCACACGAATTTTTCTAGCTTTAGTTGCAATTTGGTGGAGCTTAAGTGAAATTGGTAGGCTAAGTTTTCTGAAAGGAAGGCTCATCACCCCCTTAACATGGCAGAGAAGTGTGTGCAAGATCTATATCATCTTCAATCTTGGGTTTTCAGAGCCTTCTGTCTTTCTTACACTTGTGTTCCTTTTACGCGCTTCCTTGCAAAAGAGGGATTTGGGAACTCTAAGCGTGGGATGGAACAAAAAAACCGTTCGCTGTATCATTCTTTACTCCCTTCCAATTTTAGTCACGCAACTTATCCTGAATTTTGCTGGACCCAGGCTTTTCAATGAGTCGAATAGTGGTGGAAGGTTAAGGAAGAATAACTACTTCACAAAAGCTAGTGTCTTGGTTGGAGACGATTATGTATGCACTTATCCTCTTCTTAGCACAATTGTTCTTGGGCTTTTTCATGCAGCCCTGATCAGCTACGTTGTGTGCATTGGAATTCGTGTGTACATGTCAGTGATCAACAAACAGCTGCTCCGAAGGCTCTATTGGCTGGTATCGTCaattattatttctcttcctGTGAGGGTGCTCCTCCTAGGATTCTCTGTACTACCTCAACCAGGCACCCTGGCATATGAACTGATTGTTTTCTTGGCCTTTTTGATCATGTTGTTTTGCACAGTGATTGGCATCATTGTATTGGTCTACTTGCCAGTGGCAGATTCTATGACCCTGGTAAACCTAGAGGAGAGAGCAATGTTAGAGATACCATACGATGATTATTACAATGACAGTGCGTCACTGGTGGCCGATCAGAACTGCAGGGACACCAGGAGGAGCTCTGATTTATCTACCAAACCTGGATCAGTGTCCTTCAGGACAATGATCAAGGATGATCTTCCTAGTTCAGATGGTTTTGAAGATATCTGCACGTCGATTCCAGCTGCTCTTCGTATTGGTTCACCCTCTGGTTCTTCTTCAACACCAGCTAGGTCTATGTTTCCTCTCAAAGAAATTCCTAGATACTAG